The following is a genomic window from Anas acuta chromosome 3, bAnaAcu1.1, whole genome shotgun sequence.
ATACTAACCTGGTACAGAAGTCTACTTATATTTTAGCATGAGCTGTAATGAATATAAATACTGCTACTCCCTTCTTTTTCAGGCCAGGAACGTTTTGGAAATATGACAAGAGTATACTACAAAGAGGCAGTTGGTGCCTTTGTGGTCTTTGATGTCACAAGAGGCTCTACTTTTGAGGCTGTTTCAAAATGGAAGCATGATTTGGACAGTAAAGTATTACTTCCCAAtggcagccccatccctgctgttCTTCTTGCAAACAAGTGTGACCAGAAGAAAGATGGCAGCCAAAATCCCTCTCAAATGGACCAGTTCTGCAGGGAAGGTGGCTTCGTTGGGTGGTTTGAAACATCTGCCAAGGTaagcataaattaaaaaaaagttttaactgTTAAGTATTGGTTATATTCATCTCTTCTAATGCCatgtggggaagaaaaataagaggatGTGACTGTTCCACAAAAATTGGATGTGGTATGCAGGATAGCTTACTGCTACGGAAAGCTTCCAACATACATGAGTTAAATTAGAACTGCACTATAAACTCAGAGCCTTAAAACTAACTGGAAGCCTTAATTAACCAAGTTCAATAATCTGCTTTCATCTTGTGTGTGTCAGGATCAGTATTGTTCAGTAGATGTTAATTCTCCTGATTGAACTACTGAAAAAGGCAAGTTATCTTTAGGTCCTGGTTTTCatattgcagcttttctttggtGTTGCATGAAGGAAGTGGTAAGACTTCAGAAGTGAACAAGCTATTTGCTCACTTGCTACTACCCACCCAGATAATGTTACTAAACCACTCTTCTATTTTATCAGGCAGTAGCAAGACTGAACTAGGGAGAAGCAAATCACTCAGTGTAGCAACTTAAGCTAAGATAGCTGCTTTATTCAAATAAGTAACTCAAATGAGTAATGTCTTGCATTGTTTTTACTCTGCCAATTTGGTCAATGTACATATAAATTTGCAGCAACTTAGTTGGAAGTGAAATCCAACAGAAACCCGATTGCTTGAAATGGAATCTTTTCTTCTAGATGAAGACAATGTGTCTGGCATACCAAGTTACTGGTCTGGCTGATAACTCTTACATAGTAAGCTAAACCTCAAGGtccttctttccttgttttgccCACTTCCTTTAGCTGCTGCTGACAAACTGGCAGAGTGTTACCTTGTAAGCGATAGACGTTTTTGGCATGATGCTCAGATGCTTTTCCTTAAAAGCTCTGTAAGAGCTGATTGCCTTTAAAATAGGGAAAGTACACAGCAACTGAGGTACCAGGCCGAAATACAGCTCTAGGCATCCTGCATACATGACTTCTTTGGAGtgtagattattttttcaaagtgtgCATAAGAAAATGTAGAGTAGCTAGATGAGGCACCCTAATTTAGCTGGGTTTAAGGCTGATTCAAAAGGTCCTTTTTTAGATAAGTGATAAAATCcaaactgcagcagaaacaggaaaagaccCTAGAAGGTGTCTCACTACTATGAGCATTGTAACCATCTGTCTTTCCTGATGCAAAAATGCAACTCAGCACTTGTGACTTCTCAAAATGTAGATGAAGCTTATTCCCAGACTGCACACTAGATTACAGTCCAAGTATTCTGTAATGTAATATGGGTGAATAACTTTTGTATCAAACCTTTCTGGTTGACTTTTACAAAAGAACAAGTGTTTGAGCCATAACCTCATGCATCTAAGGTGTTTGCATCATACTGGTGACTGTAGAGAAGTTTGTATTTGGACAGCTTCTAACAGGAATGTATGaccctttttaaaataagactgACTTCTTtgctttcaatatttttagGACAACATCAACATAGATGAAGCTGCTCGATTCTTGGTGGAAAACATCCTTGCCAACTATAAAACCTTTCCTAATGAAGAGAATGATGTGGGAAAACCAAAACTGGACCTAGACCCATTGAAAGCAGAGAGTAAATCACAGTGCTGCTAATGCTACCGCTGTTCAGCAAATGTGATGGAATGAGCAGCAAGACTGTTCCTTAAATTCAACTGCTGCTATGGTGCTGCATTGTGACAATTCATATGGGGTGTCTGGTGTTATCTGAACAGGTGATTCATGTGGGCATTTACATACTCTTGTTTAACCTGGAACTTATGAATTGTCACTCCACTTGCTTGAGTGGCTGCATCTAAGTCTGATTAGTTTCTTACCTGAGAACATAAGGTAGTGGTTACACGCCtgaaaaaggaataaagttACATTCAGTGTCTACTTTCCTTCTAGGACATATGCTACATTCCAAATAGGACTCACTCATGGTTTTAGCTGAACAGACACTTGCACCTTTTCTGAATACTTCTCCTTTGTCACCAGTAGTGTCCCACTTTAGCCTGACTTCTCACCTACACACTTGTCCTTATTTATTATCCCCACCATGAGGGTCTGTCTCATTGCTAGTTCTCCTGGATCAAGACATTCCAGAAGTCTTGAAGTGGACAATGACAGACAGGAGATATCATCCTCAGTGGGCTCACCAGGATTGAGTGGAGTAGACTGCTTTTATCACAGAGTAAGAACAAGCTGGAAAAATGACTGTTTAATGGGAAAGGCATGGTTAAagataatagcaaaaatgcATCTCCAGCTacttaaagcagaaaattttcAGCTAATGCTTTACCTGTGAAACACATTAGTGAATACAGTTATACTTCTGACACAACTGTAATCATGGTAGCTTCACCCATATGCACACCTAGAAATAAACATTCAGAAACCCTTTCATGCACTAACACTGAAAACTTTAGCAAGAGCTCATAAAGTAAATATCTTACTGTCCTGTGATAATCAACTTGCTTTTTTATTCTGCCTGGAGATAGTTCTGAATACtgagaggagaaggggagatgTCATGAAAGAAATGGTTAAACTGATTCTTTGTAGTCTATCAAACACAAAGCTCTAcctttttttcaattttagaaCAGTGCTGCACTCTTCTGACTACTCAGGGCTGGTGAACTGGCTTACCAGTTTGTAGCTCTCTGTGCTCAAGCTTCCTTAGAACTCATGCATTTCTGGctgcaaatgaaaatcaaaaggaGTAGAGAGACGACACAGTTCTTGAATATATTCTGGAACTCTGGCTCTGCCTGGCTGAAAGGCTTTGAAGctccttttaaattttaaaggtTTCTTCTGTCCTGGTATCTTATTGCTACTGGCTTCAGAAGTCTTGTCTTGTTTGGTCTGATGGTACTGATGTTTAAACATTCACATGAAGTATGTGCCAGACTGGATGTACTCTAATCTGCATTATAACTTCCtaagctgtctttttttctaaagagtAACATACTTTTTAAGAGACCAATAAATATATTTGGGCATCTTATGTTGTTGGTGTATGCTTTTGAGAATGAATCTTCACTTCCTGTGTGCTATCCTGTATAAACTTGTTTTCAAATGTCAgtgaaaatgtttgtgtatTCTAGTAGTCACTGTGTTAAAGGCTTGTTTTAATTTATCATAGTAAGGTTTGGCATAAATTAAAACAGGGTTTAACTGGTTTCTGATTATAAAGTAATTCAGATGAAAGGGTTCCTAGGTTGTGAAAGAGTTCTTGGGTTGTCAAGCTTAATATCCTTCTCCAAGCAAGGTCATACACAGTAGCTCAGGCCTTCATGTGGCCTTCTGCTCTTAAACCTTCAGCAACAGACTGACCTCAGGGAAAGTTGTTACAAAGCATAACCATCCTCATGAGCATTTGTCTAGTCTGAACCTCTAACTTTGATTTATGTTTATGTCCATGGTCTGTCATCCTTCCACTGGAGCACTAGGAGGGATGCATCTATTAGACATGCAGACTTACTTGACGCTTAAAACTGGACACTTAAACCTTGGTTGCTTCCTACAACTTCTTTGAAAGCCTTTAGCACATCAGAAAGGAAGCTGCATCCCAACCATGTTTCTTGCCTCTTGGTTTGTATGGGTTGTTAGCCTTTCAAGCTAACCTGGAATTACCATAATCTCCCTGTTCAGCCACTTCTACAAGTCCACTCGGACTGTAAACTTGCTTGTTAAAGCTATTTAATCTCCTAAACTACTTAAAGCACATCTGTACAGATGTGGTAACTAGCCAGTGGAGCATTTGTGAAGTCTGTTTTTTATACTTCTTGAATAGATAAAGATACATGACAAAAATTCTTGAGTAAACatgaaatttctgtttatttggtTTCAAATTAGTAAGCTTACTGGACCAATACATTAACATAAACACTGACTAATGGTATTAGGCCAATTTTTGAATTCTAGAATTATGTCATTAAAAGCTTGTGTAGTAAGTTCATGGTCCAgttccttaatttcttttttttttttattggagaAATTGCCagtaaagtgttttttgttttttttttttttttttttctgagcagctatggtgcttgctcttttctgttcttAGTTCTCAAATTCAGCAACAGAATGAAAACCAGACTGAAGCTCTGGGACTCTGGTAGAGTGTGAATCTTCACTGTGTCTTGGCAATGTAATCCTGTACAGATCAATTTTCAAATGTCTAAATTGCTGATTGAAGAGCTATTGCTGTTCTGTTTAAGCACTTTCCTTATCTTCTTCGTGGCTTGCTCTCTTCTGAGATTCCATATGAATATAGAGTGGCCATGACTGTCAAACTGTGGAGTACAGTAATTTTGATTTATTATGTCACTGGCTGGAGAAGTTGAGCCTGAGTGATGTTCAGGAAATACAATCTACAAAGATCAATTAGACTAGGCACAAAAACCTGTTGTAATTTGCCTAAGATCTTTGTTTTGGAAAGATAACTGAAATTTAGACAGACCTGATTTAACTTCAGACTGGCAAGTAGGAAGTATCAAACACTTGTTTTATGTCTACAGGATATATCGTATAGTGATTCATCTCAATCTAATCAGATGAGCAGAGGCCCTGTGTAGTTGTATTTCATTACCTCTTGCAATTTGAAATATGTCAATCTTAAATGAGCAAGTATCTGGTGTGTAGTCCCTGTATTTAAGGGATCATTTTGAGATAAAGAACTTGAGTAAAAATCTAAGTCAGTGCTTCAAGTAAATATCTTACTTGGCATATTTCCATTATCTTATTTCATATAGGCTAGAAATGGCAAATAGTCGTTCTGTATTGTAGTTGTGCAGTCTGTCTGTGCAGCTAATTTGTTTAAGAAGTTTAATGAGACTTcataacttctgaaaaaaaactaTAAAGGACTTGGAGCAATTAGTTACATCTAGAAAATTTACATAGAGAAGGATCACTTAGTTGCAGTAGTAGAAAAGTATGAGCTAATTTATGATCTAGGTTTtggaattttgtttaaaatgttagaCTGAGTCTTAATAACATCCAGTCTCCTCAAAGTGTGCAAatccttgtttatttttagtgatTAATTGCTGGGGAATACTTTGAGCAATTCTTACAGACTTAGTGCCTGAGTCACTGTTTGATAGGTGGTGATAAGAATAAATAgttataaaatgaatttttgtaGTAAAATTGTGGTGTTGAATGGTGAAATACTTTTCTGTTAAATGGAGTTCCTTTATCTTCTGGCTTTTAGTATCTCAATGATCTTTATTCTAAAATGGAGAACTGGCTGCTTGTTTCCTCCTTTATAGAACGCTTTACTTGCTATGGAAATGGTTCTCTAAATGTGCATACGCATTCATCCTTTGTATAATGAATTactgaaaaatgtaagaaaatgagGTGGCACTGGACAGGAATAAAAAAGTGCATTAGGAAAATGCCAGTGATGTAAGTAATGATTCTGAATTGGAATACTCACTTGGCAGTATGTGAAAGGTCACTTCAGACAGAACTCTTtgttctgcagcagcccacTAGTGAAAATAAGGAACGTGCTagattcagatttatttaatgaagattattttaaagaaactgtcTGTATCATATGTGACTGTTATAAAGCTCTGTAAGCTCGCTATGTCTCTGTTTTTGTCTAAACAAGCATCTCTAGGAAGAAAAAGGTACTTGGTGTGGTTTTTAAACACAATCACAGTTTCTTTTATCACTACCTAACATGTTCACTCAGTGAAAAATTACTAGCTTAGACATCCTATGTTGCTTATGTAGACTCACAAATAAATTTTACTAGATGAATTTTATCATTTATCACTTTACTAGTTATTTTACCATTGTAGTCTATTCATGCAGACCCATTCATTAAGTACCTTAAGAAAATTTTTATCAGTAAGTATGGTGTTTGGATAGTCTTGGTTTGGGAGTTGAAAAAGTAGAGGGTCAACATAtcagtattgtttttttcctaggttcttggaaatgaaacaaagtgTTCAGTCTTCTGATAAAACAGACTTATtcaaatttttttccttttttttttaacttacgAACTTTTAAGCTGTTCATTATGATGACTCTTCTGAAAGCTTAAGTTATGGTAATTATTTGTCTTGTTGAAAGCTTATAGCTCCTTACAGAGCATATGGCTTATTTTGTTTCTAGACTATCCTTTACTTATATCAATCCAGAAGAAAGGACTTTCAACCCCTCACATTCAGATCcgtttgatttttttaacttgcttttCAAGAGTGTTCTGTAAACTGCAGTATTGAAAGCTACTATGTAGTATAGTACATGAGTCGCATTATCAATTTCCATCATTCATATTACGTCCAAGCAATTTTGATTACAAGGagtgaatttgatttttttgacaATGCTCTATCGGTCTTGATGTAACAAAATGTCTGCCCCTCCAAGATGCATTCCGTATTCGATTACTGTGCCACAAAAATGGTTTTACACTCAGTGTTTTAGTCCAATAAAACAATGGAATTGTTGTATTGTGTACAAAGATTACTTCAAATCTGTTTGCTTTCTATAGCATCTGCCTAGTTTAAGTGCTAATGCTTCTATATAGATATTTCTACAGGCAAACTACTTTCTTCTGAActtgaattgcttttttttttttccaactatgCTTTGCCTCAAGGTCACAAAAATCACTGCCTTCTACTATTTAGTAGTTTAAGAAAGAAAGGCTTTCAGTTAGATTGTCCATCAGAGTGGCAGTTATTTTCCTCGGattattgtttttaagtacAGTTACATGAGATTACTTTAGTTCAAATAGCTGTGAGAGCACTTTTCATATGTATAAGAACACAAGTGTCATAATGACTTGTCATTTTTAGGTTTCAGAAGTCAGAAAATGTAAACCTGTAGTGTCGTTTCTTAAAGACTGTATTTTTACTTGGATGGGAAACAAGTATGAAGACACTTTAAAGCTTTATCTATGGTTGTCTTCCTCGTTTTTCTTTAAGAATATTAATCACATGATTCAAAATTTGTCTAGCAATCTtatgttctgcatttttaagagTATATTTTTTGGTTTTAGCCTCTATGCAGAACTGCAACcatacaaaaacatttgtttaaaactgCACTGAAGTTAATCGCTATTAAAAAGGATTTGCTGTGATTTGCAGCTTGCCTTGAATTAGAACAAACAAGACTTAACTTCTTTAATCTTCTGCAAAAAAAAGTTACATCCTTAAAAGTGAACAGCAAAATACTACAGTAAAATGGTGTACTGAGAGATTTAGTAGTCTCTACAGCTCAGCAGTTAACACTGCATTAAGATTGTGCAGTGGTTCTTGTTTTAAAACTAGAGTTATCCTTTGATCCCTCAGGGTGTGATCATAATTCATAATATTTTCTGGGCAAAGATTTAGACATGATTTTTAAGAGGTAGTGCTACTTTCTCTGAGTATCCCCCTTTCTTAACAACTGCAGTAGCTAGAGTACTGTAGTTGCCCTCAGCTTCAAAGTTCAGATAAGGATTTTCACACTGTATCAAAACCAGGAAGTTTTTCACTTTGACGTAGATATTCTTTTTATGAATCATCAAGCATAAACTTACAAAAGAAAGGTGTGGCAGTGCCTGATTGTTTGAGCTTAGTTTTTCTTTGCTGGCTGCTTGCACTGTTACCCAAATactggagggagagagagggagggagggaaggagggtgAGGatcaaagcttaaaaaaaaaaaaaaaagcttaaatctAAACGTGTGCTCTGACTCTTTCCATGGAATTCAATGGTAATGGTATATTTAAACCAAGCTTGGACAACTGTAGAATATATTACACAATGTTTTGGGACCATCTTCCCCAAAATAAGTTCTGGGGTAAAAAATGAGACTGTATCATGACAATGCAACCAATCAGTGCTGTAGCAAAGAACTCAAAGATGAGTGAAAATTGTAACACAGCTGAGGTTCATCAAAATTTGGTGAGTGTCTATTTTACTAGAAAAGGTAAGACGTGTCCCTAGCAAAATCAAATGAGAAACGGTATCATTAGATATCTTTGAAATGGCCATGGGCAGATGGCTGTGGACTTAGAAGACTGTTCTCTGCTATTCAGCTTGTTCCTGTACTGTGTCTTACTACATCAGTTTACCCACAACATTTGTGTAATCCATTTTCTCCACTCTGCTTTCTATGTCACGCTGACTCATGTTAATAAACCATCACTGCTTGTGAAAAGTTTCAGTCTGAAGATGGTTTTGCTCAAATTCAGTTCACTGTCCTGTAAGTTACCTCAGGAGCCAACATCCCAAACAAAAGCAAGTCAGCATTATTCTGCCACCCTTTCATCTCTTACCTACGTAGCAACTTCATACTTAAAGATGCTGCATCTTTTCTTACAACCACTTCCGTCTAAGGTTTTAACCTCTTCTTTGTGGAAAACTTCCTAAAATTGTGGAGTGACTGAGGTCAGAAGGGGCATCAGGAGCTTGTCTAGTCCAATATCCCTGCTCAGAAGAACAAGAGCTACAGCAAGGTTGCTTATGGCCATGTCCAATGTGGAGACTCTGAAGTCATATCAGAAGACTACTGCTAGTGTTTGACTAGCCTCATATAAAGCAATGCACACGCTTATTTCGGAGtggaattttctgttttgatttgtgttttctCATCTTGTCACTGCTCACTCCTGGGAAGAATCTGACCATCTTTAGTCGCCTTGTCAGGTATTTCTACACACTGGTAAGGTTTGCCCGCTACTCCCAGGGTTTCACTTAAGACTAAGCTTTCTCCTCACTTGTTCTGGAATACCTTGTGTAAATCTGATCAGAGTTAAGTCTGAGCCATCTAAGTTAGAGCTGTCTGAGCTCCAAGACTCCTGAGAGGAGCTTTGACAGTGTTTCTGTTAACAGTTActgttttccccttctctccaaCTACTACTTGCAGCTATAACAAGTGCCAAGTATTTACGgctaaaaagctgttttttctccaaGCGACAACAGCAGTTACCTGTGTAATGGCTTAAGGAACAAAACACACTACCAAGTAACAgtgtttaaaattgtttcttatAAGAGTGGTGACCAGAATGCCATCCATCCATTGCTAATTGGTATGTGTTATCTTAGGATCTATTCAATCCCAATGGATTCCTGACACACAGCAGCACCATACTTCTTCTATtgtcttgtatttttatttcatacttcGTCTATAAGGCTGCATCTACCCTAACATCTTTTCCCTTTGGGGAGTGTCTGTCAGATACACTTCATGGCCTGAGACATTAGGCCAATGAAACAGCTGATTTGACCTTACAGATTCTTTGCCAGCTGGGAAACAAggttttttaaaattcagattaaCTTGTCTTTCCAGACTACCCTACTTGTCATTGCTGTTGGGGTATGGAATTCTAAATTAAGTTACCAGCTACATGTTTTTAATGTCCTTTTATTTAAGTACATAGAATTTCATGATAAAAGGTGCATTTTGAATTTCATGGGTAGCAAGTATGATTTAACACAGCAAAGAACGAAGAGTTCTGGAGCTTACACACATTCTCTTCTGATTTCtgtccttcctccttcttcaccCCAAAATGTGTACATGcagtgggtttacgtggcaaggttttggtagcagggggccataggggtggtttccGTGAGAAGGCATGGactcaaatttcattttatttatatttttttccccgaTGTCTTTCACAGAATTGTATTACAAGAATTCATATTTGCTGGGATGCTGCAAACCTCACTGGTCACCTGCAGTGGGATCAGGAATGAAATTTTCCTACTAAGAGGGAATGCCTCTTAGCTTCTCTGCCCAGTGAGTATGGGGAAGGGAAGACTGAAGCCACAGAGATGCTGAGGGGTTTTACCTGTGCTCTTGGTCAGACTCTGTCCTGTGATTTCCAGCCTCAATCTGCAAGCATGAAGGAGAACTCTTTGAGGTGTGGAGCCCTGCACTGGTAGTGAAGCTGTACCCAGCTGTCCAAACTCACCTCTGTGTCTGCCATCATTCACCTGCATGTCCTGATCAATATTTGATGGCATAATTGTCTGGAGGCCAGCAGCTTggtctgaaaataaacaaacaggaaaTGTTTGTTTGGTTCTCAAGTGAGAAGTGTCCCGTGGTACCTTATTTAAAATGGATGCTGCTGGACATAAAGCTGAAGGAAATGCAAAGATGCTGGAGCACTTTTCACTTTGAAACATAAAAGTATATATTTGGCCTTCTGTCATCTTGATATAAATCAAGACCTGATACTTGTCTAAAGTAAGCCTCTAGATGTAGCAACATCTGCATACTTTTCCATATATCTTTTAACCTACTCCTGTCCTCTGTGACTcgacaaatacattttcattgatttttcatattttagaaaCACTGAGTAAGGCTGAGTGAGCACATATGATCTGTTCTATCACAGTTTTTTTGTCATGCACTACAGATTGAGAAATAGCAAAAAAGTGGAATTATTTAGAAGATAGGAGTTGATAGGAGTTGTTAGGGATAGTGTAACATCTGGACTGTGTCTGAAAAAGTCCTCCTAGGTTAGTTGAAGTCAACTATTTGCTGAATCCAAAAGCAGCTGATAAGGGTTAGGTTTACGTGGCCTTGGTGAAACTCTGTTCACTCCAGTAATTGTAGGCATCATATAAGGCACTAATTAGTTCAGTTGTTTTGATATGAAAAAGATAAATGCTTGTCTACTTCAAATCTAAATGCTCTTCGAGCTCTGGGACTGGTTTCAGCTCTGGGACTGGTTtcctttcccattccctttccattttcttttttttcctcatctctttcctttcttccttccctttccttttcctttttcatttcctacCAAATGGGTACTTTTTCCTCTCGCTCTTTCTCTATAGGCTTATTCGTGTGATTAGAACATTTATAACAAAATACactttgtttctattttattttattttattttattttattaatttaattttatttttttaatttaatttaattttattttaaattttattattattttttttttttccaaattgtcTTCTGAAAGACCCTCGAAGCTGCCGCTTAGCTTCAGAAAAGACCATTGTTCCACCGTCAAAgttcagccttttcctttttgccaCCTTTTGGGTCGCCACGCAGCCGCTATTCCCAGCGGCATTCCTCTGCTTGCGctctcccccccgcccccccctccgccTCGTGCCCTTCCCTCGTGTCCCCCCCGTTTCTCTGCCGCGCGCCCCGCCGCTGGCAGCCGCCGCCCGGTGCGGCCATCGGGACTCCGCCGCTGTCGTCGCCGAGGGGTCGCGATGCCGGGTGTAGGCTGGCCGCAGGGGCCCTGGGCCGTGGGGCGGCGCTGGACCCGCTACCTCCGCGGGTCCAGGTCGCCCGGCAACGCGGTGGACGCGGCGGCAGCCGCCGCGATGGGCTCCAAGGGCGGCAAGAAGAAGGAGATCGGGAGCcgcagcagctctgggctcctgGGCCCCAAAGAGTAAGGgtggggggagccggggggctgGACAGAGAGCGGGGACCCCGCCGGCAGTAACGGGCCGGGGGCGTTCTGCCCCGCGGGGACGGGAGGGGGCGCGCCCCGAGCCGCCCCGTGCGCCCCCCGAGGGACCCCACGCGTTCGCCGAGCGGCCCCA
Proteins encoded in this region:
- the RAB32 gene encoding ras-related protein Rab-32, giving the protein MAGGEGPVAECREHLFKVLVIGELGVGKTSIIKRYVHQLFSQHYRATIGVDFALKVINWDSKTLVRLQLWDIAGQERFGNMTRVYYKEAVGAFVVFDVTRGSTFEAVSKWKHDLDSKVLLPNGSPIPAVLLANKCDQKKDGSQNPSQMDQFCREGGFVGWFETSAKDNINIDEAARFLVENILANYKTFPNEENDVGKPKLDLDPLKAESKSQCC